The following are from one region of the Knoellia sp. p5-6-4 genome:
- a CDS encoding PDGLE domain-containing protein gives MRRVSTRALVVTGLLLALFLAGVASFYASSHPDGLEYVAEQAGFADTAQEHAAAGSPLADYATSGVPDQRVSGGLAGVAGVVIVGALGGGLAWVLRRRRSDDRSATSEPGASERDHPTSVGR, from the coding sequence ATGAGGCGCGTCAGCACCCGAGCCCTCGTGGTCACCGGCCTGCTCCTCGCGCTGTTCCTGGCCGGAGTCGCCTCGTTCTACGCCTCCAGCCACCCCGACGGCCTGGAGTACGTCGCCGAGCAGGCCGGGTTCGCCGACACCGCGCAGGAGCACGCCGCGGCCGGCTCGCCGCTGGCCGACTACGCCACGAGCGGCGTCCCCGACCAGCGCGTCTCCGGCGGTCTCGCCGGTGTCGCGGGCGTCGTCATCGTCGGCGCACTCGGCGGCGGCCTGGCCTGGGTGCTCCGCCGCCGGCGCAGCGACGACCGGTCCGCGACATCCGAGCCGGGCGCGTCCGAGCGCGACCACCCGACCTCGGTGGGCAGGTAG
- the cbiQ gene encoding cobalt ECF transporter T component CbiQ, whose amino-acid sequence MGAGHGHHLHFHGHSRLHRMPAHLKLVSMLSFVVLVVATPREQYWAFGVYAALLLGVIAVSGVPFGYLARRMVVEVPFVVFAALMPFVATGPRVEVGPLTLSEQGLLAAWGLLAKGTLGVLASLTLGATTEPRDLLAGLERLRLPHQLVQIMGFMMRYLEVVTSELKRMRIARESRGFAATSVRAWPALASTAGALFIRSYERGERIHLAMLSRGYTGRLPVTHHATATPAQWAQAGILPGLAVATAAVAVAL is encoded by the coding sequence GTGGGCGCCGGTCACGGACACCACCTGCACTTCCACGGGCACTCCCGCCTGCACCGGATGCCCGCGCACCTCAAGCTGGTCTCGATGCTGTCGTTCGTCGTGCTCGTGGTCGCCACACCACGTGAGCAGTACTGGGCCTTCGGTGTCTACGCCGCTCTGCTCCTGGGCGTCATCGCCGTCTCCGGCGTTCCCTTCGGCTACCTCGCCAGGCGCATGGTCGTCGAGGTGCCGTTCGTGGTCTTCGCCGCGCTCATGCCCTTCGTGGCAACGGGGCCGCGGGTCGAGGTCGGACCGCTGACGCTCTCCGAGCAGGGCCTGCTCGCCGCTTGGGGCCTGCTCGCCAAGGGCACCCTCGGCGTGCTGGCGTCGCTCACCCTCGGGGCGACCACCGAGCCGCGCGACCTGCTCGCCGGGCTCGAGCGGCTGCGCCTGCCGCACCAGCTGGTGCAGATCATGGGCTTCATGATGCGCTACCTCGAGGTGGTCACCAGCGAGCTGAAGCGCATGCGCATCGCCCGCGAGTCGCGCGGTTTCGCGGCCACCTCGGTCCGCGCCTGGCCTGCCCTGGCCTCCACAGCGGGTGCCCTGTTCATCCGCTCCTACGAGCGGGGCGAGCGCATCCACCTTGCGATGCTCTCCCGCGGCTACACCGGCCGACTCCCGGTGACCCACCACGCCACGGCGACGCCCGCGCAGTGGGCCCAGGCCGGCATACTGCCCGGCCTCGCCGTGGCCACGGCGGCAGTGGCGGTGGCGCTGTGA
- a CDS encoding ABC transporter ATP-binding protein, whose protein sequence is MSTPVLDVRGLAYAYPDGHQALYGVNLHVHRGERVALLGPNGAGKTTLVLHLNGILTAGAGSVEVSGLPVAKENLLEIRRRVGVVFQDPDDQLFMPSVRDDVAFGPANLGLRGAALEKRVVDALDRVGMVDFIDRPPHHLSFGQRRRVAVATVLAMEPEVLVLDEPSSNLDPASRRELADILRSLDVTVLMVTHDLPYAYELCARSVVLSDGVVVADGSTRDVLTDDALMAAHRLELPFGFDPRMIPAP, encoded by the coding sequence GTGAGCACGCCCGTCCTCGACGTCCGCGGACTGGCCTACGCCTACCCGGACGGCCACCAGGCGCTGTACGGCGTGAACCTCCACGTCCACCGCGGCGAGCGGGTGGCGCTGCTGGGCCCGAACGGCGCCGGCAAGACGACGCTCGTGCTGCACCTCAACGGCATCCTGACCGCCGGCGCCGGTTCGGTGGAGGTCTCCGGGCTTCCGGTGGCCAAGGAGAACCTGCTCGAGATCCGCCGGCGCGTCGGGGTGGTGTTCCAGGACCCCGACGACCAGCTCTTCATGCCGTCGGTGCGCGACGACGTCGCGTTCGGCCCGGCCAACCTCGGGCTGCGCGGGGCTGCGCTCGAGAAGCGGGTCGTCGACGCCCTCGACCGGGTCGGCATGGTCGACTTCATCGACCGCCCGCCGCACCACCTGTCGTTCGGGCAGCGGCGCCGGGTGGCGGTGGCCACCGTGCTGGCCATGGAGCCGGAGGTCCTCGTGCTCGACGAGCCGTCGAGCAACCTCGACCCGGCGTCGCGGCGCGAGCTCGCCGACATCCTGCGATCGCTCGACGTCACCGTGCTGATGGTCACCCACGACCTGCCCTACGCCTACGAGCTGTGTGCCCGGTCGGTGGTGCTCTCCGACGGCGTGGTGGTGGCCGACGGGTCGACCCGCGACGTGCTCACCGACGACGCGCTCATGGCGGCCCACCGCCTCGAGCTGCCGTTCGGCTTCGACCCGCGGATGATCCCGGCCCCCTGA
- a CDS encoding CoA transferase, with product MTALLDHDLAQPRPSITRVNHLLREVLPALDLDEDFAADRLAVAGGNGLPSRLPVNTLACGAVAAAGLAGLAAVGGDRVLVDPLAVSVAFRSDTSLSVDGRSRESFAPLSGFFRAADGWVRTHANYPHHRERLLHALQLPGDATREGLGAAVGELTAQDVEDRVTRDGGVAVRVRDHREWFAGQQAQAVQDRPVLSVDSVAPAATVPLSRRPRVLDLTRVIAGPVATRTLAFLGCEVLRVDSPTLPELEPQHIDTGSGKRSTLLDLHRAQDRDRLHGLLERADVLVTGYRPGALAAFGLENEVLAARHPSLVVASLSAWTPDGPWGARRGFDSIVQAATGIALIESGDGERPGVLPAQALDHATGYLLAAGVMTALRRRAEVGGTWRVQAHLARTAHWLLRTDALDAPAHPVNDPSPWLTTADTDYGRVVQARPALRIGDGPVQFAWPARRWGSDRPEWAQA from the coding sequence GTGACCGCCCTGCTCGACCACGACCTCGCCCAGCCACGGCCTAGCATCACCAGGGTGAACCACCTGCTGCGCGAGGTCCTTCCGGCACTCGACCTCGACGAGGACTTTGCCGCCGACCGGCTGGCCGTGGCCGGTGGAAACGGCCTGCCGTCGAGGTTGCCGGTCAACACCCTCGCCTGCGGAGCGGTGGCCGCGGCCGGTCTGGCCGGCCTGGCCGCCGTGGGCGGGGACCGCGTGCTCGTCGACCCGCTCGCGGTGTCGGTGGCCTTCCGCAGCGACACCTCCCTGAGCGTCGACGGCCGGTCGCGCGAGTCGTTCGCGCCGCTGTCGGGCTTCTTCCGGGCCGCTGACGGGTGGGTCCGCACCCACGCCAACTACCCCCACCACCGCGAGCGGCTGCTGCACGCCCTGCAGCTGCCGGGCGACGCCACCCGGGAGGGCCTGGGGGCGGCCGTGGGCGAGCTCACGGCGCAGGACGTCGAGGACCGGGTCACCCGCGATGGCGGCGTCGCCGTGCGGGTGCGCGACCACAGGGAGTGGTTCGCGGGCCAGCAGGCGCAGGCGGTGCAGGACCGCCCGGTGCTCTCGGTCGACTCCGTCGCCCCCGCCGCCACGGTGCCCCTCTCGCGTCGTCCCCGTGTGCTCGACCTGACCCGGGTCATCGCCGGGCCCGTCGCCACGCGGACGCTGGCCTTCCTCGGCTGCGAGGTCCTGCGGGTCGACTCGCCGACCCTGCCGGAGCTGGAGCCCCAGCACATCGACACGGGCAGCGGCAAGCGCTCCACGCTGCTGGACCTGCACCGGGCCCAGGACCGCGACCGGTTGCACGGACTGCTGGAGCGAGCCGATGTGCTCGTCACGGGCTACCGGCCGGGAGCCCTCGCCGCGTTCGGCCTCGAGAACGAGGTGCTGGCGGCGCGCCACCCGTCGCTGGTCGTCGCCTCGCTGAGCGCCTGGACCCCCGACGGCCCGTGGGGCGCGCGTCGAGGTTTCGACAGCATCGTGCAGGCCGCCACAGGCATCGCGCTGATCGAGTCAGGCGACGGCGAGCGTCCCGGGGTGCTGCCCGCCCAGGCGCTCGACCACGCCACCGGCTACCTGCTCGCAGCGGGCGTCATGACGGCGCTGCGCCGGCGCGCCGAGGTCGGTGGCACCTGGCGGGTGCAGGCGCACCTCGCCCGCACCGCACACTGGCTGCTGCGCACCGACGCCCTCGACGCGCCGGCCCACCCGGTCAATGACCCCTCGCCGTGGCTGACCACGGCGGACACCGACTACGGCCGTGTCGTGCAGGCGCGCCCGGCGTTGCGGATCGGCGACGGACCGGTGCAGTTCGCGTGGCCCGCCCGACGGTGGGGGTCGGACCGACCCGAGTGGGCGCAGGCGTAG
- a CDS encoding LamG-like jellyroll fold domain-containing protein: MSSRKSRVGFALVGSVGALSLAASPAAAAPTTTALWHMDEPAGTRTMVDHSGWHNDGSVPAGVTAGIAGAAGSAYHFDGRSLVRVPHDSSLNPGTAPITITAWIRVPANLVTGDYNVVQKGVATTTGGAYKLEIHASTTTKFGFPACAFNGPTTAKNRVYGPVRVNDGKWHRVECHLTATQAYAVVDGQSGPVAKRAVSSISNTTDVTLGGKPTNKHYFVGDLDEVSIRIG, translated from the coding sequence ATGAGCTCACGGAAGTCACGGGTCGGGTTCGCCCTGGTGGGCAGCGTGGGCGCGCTCAGCCTGGCCGCGTCGCCGGCTGCGGCCGCACCGACGACGACGGCCCTCTGGCACATGGACGAACCGGCCGGCACCAGAACCATGGTCGACCACTCCGGCTGGCACAACGACGGCAGTGTCCCAGCGGGGGTCACGGCCGGCATCGCGGGAGCAGCCGGCAGCGCCTACCACTTCGACGGCCGCTCGCTGGTGCGGGTGCCGCACGACTCCTCCCTCAACCCGGGCACGGCGCCGATCACGATCACCGCCTGGATCCGGGTGCCTGCCAACCTGGTCACGGGCGACTACAACGTCGTCCAGAAGGGCGTGGCGACCACGACGGGCGGCGCCTACAAGCTGGAGATCCACGCGAGCACCACGACGAAGTTCGGCTTCCCGGCGTGCGCCTTCAACGGCCCGACCACGGCCAAGAACCGGGTCTACGGACCGGTGCGGGTCAACGACGGGAAGTGGCACCGGGTCGAGTGCCACCTGACTGCCACGCAGGCGTATGCCGTGGTGGACGGCCAGAGCGGGCCGGTGGCCAAGCGCGCGGTCAGCTCGATCTCCAACACCACCGACGTGACCCTGGGCGGCAAGCCGACCAACAAGCACTACTTCGTCGGCGACCTCGACGAGGTGTCGATCCGGATCGGCTAG
- a CDS encoding SUMF1/EgtB/PvdO family nonheme iron enzyme, which translates to MSEPATTVPAGAPRAEDLVWVPGGTFRMGSDEHYPEEGPTRDVAVNGLRVCRRGLVLPTEAQWEHAARGGLDGAASTWGDEAEPAGLRLANFWHGDFPWRAARGYGRTTPVGSFPANGYGLFDMAGNLWEWTQDWYTEGRWPDVSACCVPRDPRGGSQEDSYDPAQPQFRVARKVVKGGSFLCADSYCRRYRPAARRPQVVDTGMSHIGFRCVSSPSAQGGT; encoded by the coding sequence ATGAGCGAACCCGCGACGACCGTGCCTGCCGGTGCACCTCGGGCCGAGGACCTGGTGTGGGTCCCGGGGGGCACCTTCCGCATGGGCTCCGATGAGCACTACCCCGAGGAGGGCCCGACCCGCGACGTCGCGGTCAACGGCCTCCGGGTCTGCCGGCGCGGCCTTGTCCTGCCGACCGAGGCGCAGTGGGAGCACGCTGCGCGCGGAGGACTCGACGGCGCGGCCTCCACGTGGGGTGATGAAGCGGAGCCAGCCGGGCTGCGGCTCGCGAACTTCTGGCACGGGGACTTCCCGTGGCGGGCCGCCCGCGGGTACGGCCGCACGACACCCGTGGGGTCGTTTCCCGCCAACGGCTACGGGCTCTTCGACATGGCGGGCAACCTGTGGGAGTGGACCCAGGACTGGTACACCGAAGGACGCTGGCCTGACGTGTCCGCCTGCTGCGTGCCCAGGGACCCCCGGGGAGGCTCGCAGGAGGACAGCTACGACCCGGCGCAGCCGCAGTTCCGCGTGGCGCGGAAGGTCGTCAAGGGCGGGTCGTTCCTCTGTGCCGACAGCTACTGCCGTCGCTACCGCCCGGCCGCGAGGCGACCGCAGGTGGTGGACACCGGCATGAGCCACATCGGCTTCCGGTGCGTGAGCTCGCCGAGTGCGCAAGGCGGGACTTGA
- a CDS encoding deoxyribonuclease IV — MASPALGAHVDQADPISAAKERGATIAQFFLGDPQGYKGPEWEYAGGPEALRADAEAAGIELYVHAPYLINVATTNNRIRIPSRKLLQQHMDAAASIGAKGLIVHGGHVNKADDPEKGFDNWRKAVAATDLKVPLLIENTAGGDNAMARHLDRIGRLWEAISGAEGFEMVGFCLDTCHAHAGGNDLATVVDDVRAITGRIDLVHCNDSRDEFGSGADRHTNLGSGLIHPDELAAVLRSARAPVVVETPGGVEGQTADLEWVRQELA, encoded by the coding sequence ATGGCATCACCAGCACTCGGCGCCCACGTCGACCAGGCCGACCCGATCAGCGCAGCCAAGGAGCGCGGCGCCACCATCGCGCAGTTCTTCCTCGGGGACCCGCAGGGCTACAAGGGGCCGGAGTGGGAGTACGCCGGTGGCCCCGAAGCGCTGCGGGCCGACGCCGAGGCGGCCGGCATCGAGCTGTACGTCCATGCGCCCTACCTGATCAACGTGGCGACGACGAACAACCGGATCCGCATCCCCAGCCGCAAGCTGCTGCAGCAGCACATGGACGCGGCCGCCTCGATCGGCGCCAAGGGGCTGATCGTCCACGGCGGGCACGTCAACAAGGCCGATGACCCCGAGAAGGGCTTCGACAACTGGCGCAAGGCGGTCGCGGCCACGGACCTCAAGGTCCCGCTGCTCATCGAGAACACCGCCGGCGGCGACAACGCGATGGCGCGCCACCTCGACCGGATCGGGCGGTTGTGGGAGGCCATCTCGGGAGCCGAGGGCTTCGAGATGGTCGGCTTCTGCCTCGACACCTGCCACGCGCACGCCGGCGGCAACGACCTGGCCACGGTCGTCGACGACGTCCGCGCCATCACCGGGCGCATCGACCTCGTGCACTGCAACGACAGCCGCGACGAGTTCGGCTCCGGCGCCGACCGCCACACCAACCTCGGATCAGGCCTCATCCACCCCGACGAGCTCGCCGCCGTGCTGCGCTCCGCCCGGGCGCCGGTGGTCGTGGAGACACCGGGCGGCGTGGAAGGTCAGACCGCTGACCTGGAGTGGGTGCGCCAGGAGCTCGCCTAG
- the rdgB gene encoding RdgB/HAM1 family non-canonical purine NTP pyrophosphatase, whose amino-acid sequence MTKLVLATRNHHKVVELRHILADVCEELGLEIVGASDFPNAPDVVEDGVTFVENARLKAVAVAQATGLPAIADDSGLAVDVLGGAPGIFSARWVGSHGNDRANLELLLDQLADVKDEHRGAAFVCAAVLALPDGTVRSAEGRMPGTVAREPRGTNGFGYDPILVPEGQTRHCAELSKEEKNAISHRGKAFRAMVPHLRELLGR is encoded by the coding sequence ATGACGAAGCTGGTGCTCGCCACGCGCAACCACCACAAGGTCGTGGAGCTGCGCCACATCCTGGCCGACGTCTGCGAGGAGCTCGGCCTCGAGATCGTCGGTGCCTCCGACTTCCCGAACGCACCGGACGTCGTCGAGGACGGCGTCACCTTCGTGGAGAACGCCCGCCTCAAGGCCGTGGCGGTGGCACAGGCCACCGGGCTGCCCGCGATCGCGGACGACTCGGGCCTGGCCGTCGACGTGCTCGGCGGTGCCCCGGGCATCTTCAGCGCCCGCTGGGTCGGCAGCCACGGCAACGACCGGGCCAACCTCGAGCTGCTGCTCGACCAGCTCGCCGACGTCAAGGACGAGCACCGCGGCGCCGCGTTCGTGTGCGCAGCCGTGCTCGCCCTGCCGGACGGCACCGTGCGCTCCGCCGAGGGCCGTATGCCGGGCACCGTCGCCCGGGAACCCAGGGGCACCAACGGTTTCGGCTACGACCCGATCCTTGTCCCGGAGGGGCAGACACGTCACTGCGCCGAGCTGTCCAAGGAGGAGAAGAACGCGATCTCGCACCGCGGCAAGGCGTTCCGTGCGATGGTGCCGCACCTGCGCGAGCTGCTGGGCCGCTAG
- the rph gene encoding ribonuclease PH, translated as MTRHDGRAPDQLREVRITRNWLDHAEGSVLVEFGRTRVLCAASFTAGVPRWLKGQGTGWVTAEYEMLPRSTNTRSDRESRKGRVGGRTHEISRLIGRSLRAIIDTKALGENTIVLDCDVLQADGGTRTAAITGAYVALVDAIEDARAKGLLSASAKPLTGSVAAISVGIIDGEPVLDLDYPEDVGAGTDMNVVMTGSGEYVEVQGTAEGKPFDRDLLNGLLDLAAKGCADLTALQEGALAATPRERVR; from the coding sequence ATGACTCGTCACGACGGCCGCGCCCCCGACCAGCTCCGCGAGGTGCGCATCACGCGCAACTGGCTCGACCACGCCGAGGGAAGCGTGCTCGTGGAGTTCGGCCGCACCCGCGTGCTCTGCGCCGCCTCCTTCACCGCCGGCGTCCCGCGCTGGCTGAAGGGACAGGGCACCGGCTGGGTCACAGCGGAGTACGAGATGCTGCCGCGATCGACCAACACGCGCAGCGACCGCGAGTCCCGCAAGGGCCGCGTCGGAGGACGCACCCACGAGATCTCCCGTCTGATCGGACGCAGCCTGCGGGCGATCATCGACACCAAGGCGCTGGGCGAGAACACGATCGTGCTCGACTGTGACGTGCTGCAGGCCGACGGCGGCACCCGCACCGCTGCCATCACCGGCGCCTACGTGGCGCTGGTCGACGCGATCGAGGACGCCCGGGCCAAGGGGCTGCTGTCGGCCAGTGCCAAGCCGCTGACCGGGTCGGTCGCGGCCATCTCCGTCGGGATCATCGACGGCGAGCCGGTCCTCGACCTCGACTACCCCGAGGACGTGGGCGCGGGCACCGACATGAACGTCGTCATGACCGGTTCGGGGGAGTACGTCGAGGTGCAGGGCACGGCCGAGGGCAAGCCTTTCGACCGCGACCTGCTCAACGGCCTGCTCGACCTCGCCGCCAAGGGCTGCGCCGACCTGACGGCCCTGCAGGAGGGCGCCCTCGCCGCGACCCCTCGGGAGCGCGTGCGATGA
- a CDS encoding ASCH domain-containing protein, which produces MITIDEAAAERMWDAYTKAHPDRHHDAESPPAEYFGDSPEMADELLEAVINGPKRATAALVAEFADGDEELPRIGSHWIACDGRGQPRLVMRSLELRVGPVASVDEAFAYDEGEGERTREWWLDAHRGYWQRSCARMGLDYDDNLECVFERFAVVWPPEHADD; this is translated from the coding sequence GTGATCACCATCGACGAGGCCGCCGCTGAGCGGATGTGGGATGCGTACACGAAGGCCCACCCGGACCGGCACCACGACGCCGAGTCGCCGCCGGCCGAGTACTTCGGCGACTCCCCGGAGATGGCCGACGAGCTGCTCGAGGCGGTGATCAACGGACCCAAGCGCGCCACCGCCGCGCTGGTGGCCGAGTTCGCCGACGGCGACGAGGAGCTCCCACGCATCGGGTCACACTGGATCGCCTGCGACGGACGCGGTCAGCCGCGCCTGGTGATGCGCTCCCTCGAGCTCCGTGTGGGGCCGGTCGCCAGCGTGGACGAGGCCTTCGCCTACGACGAGGGTGAGGGCGAGCGCACCCGGGAGTGGTGGCTCGACGCACACCGCGGCTACTGGCAGCGGTCGTGCGCCCGCATGGGGCTGGACTACGACGACAACCTGGAGTGCGTCTTCGAGCGGTTCGCCGTGGTGTGGCCGCCGGAGCACGCCGACGACTGA
- a CDS encoding MBL fold metallo-hydrolase, with protein sequence MRLTIVGCSGSFAGPNSPASSYLLRAEHDGRDVNLLLDLGSGALGALQRHIDPADLDAVMVSHLHPDHCVDLLGLYVTRKYQPSGPLPDPLPVYGPKDTAERIELAYHGLDDGGMNHEFVFHGLTDQQPVTVGPFTVTPYRVNHPVETYGFRVEAGGRVLAYSGDTDTCDALTPLFTGADLVLADAAFVDGRDAARDIHLSGSRAAQAAVDAGGVSRLMLTHLPSWNDPAVCRAQAAAVWPGEVELARPDATYAI encoded by the coding sequence ATGAGGCTGACCATCGTGGGGTGCTCGGGCTCGTTCGCCGGCCCCAACTCGCCGGCGTCGAGCTATCTGCTGCGCGCCGAGCACGACGGCCGCGACGTCAACCTCCTGCTCGACCTCGGCAGCGGGGCGCTCGGCGCGCTGCAGCGCCACATCGACCCCGCCGACCTCGACGCCGTGATGGTCAGCCACCTGCACCCCGACCACTGTGTCGACCTGCTCGGCCTCTACGTCACGCGCAAGTACCAGCCGTCGGGCCCGCTGCCGGACCCGCTCCCGGTCTACGGGCCCAAGGACACCGCCGAGCGGATCGAACTGGCCTACCACGGGCTCGACGACGGGGGGATGAACCACGAGTTCGTCTTCCACGGGCTCACCGACCAGCAGCCGGTGACCGTGGGACCGTTCACCGTGACGCCGTACCGCGTCAACCACCCGGTCGAGACCTACGGGTTCCGGGTCGAGGCCGGCGGCCGGGTCCTCGCCTACAGCGGCGACACCGACACCTGTGACGCGCTCACGCCGCTGTTCACCGGTGCCGACCTCGTGCTCGCCGACGCCGCGTTCGTCGACGGTCGCGACGCCGCGCGCGACATCCACCTCTCCGGCAGCCGCGCCGCCCAGGCGGCGGTGGACGCCGGGGGAGTGTCGCGGCTGATGCTCACCCACCTGCCGTCGTGGAACGACCCGGCCGTATGCCGTGCGCAGGCCGCCGCGGTGTGGCCGGGCGAGGTGGAGCTCGCCAGGCCCGACGCCACCTACGCGATCTAG
- the murI gene encoding glutamate racemase produces MADAPIGIFDSGYGGLTVARSVLDQLPHEPVVYLADTARQPYGPRPIAQTREFALECLDRLVERGVKALVIACNTASAAVLHDARERYDVPVVEVIRPAVRRAAAATRNQRVGVISTRGTHQSGAYVDAFAAAPHVEVTSQPCPRFVEFVEAGITSGPELLGVAHDYLAAVQDRGVDTLILGCTHYPLLTGVISYVMGDGVTLVSSAEETAKDVFRLLADADALRPDHLPEPEHEFLTTGDPDEFARLARRFLGPEAVAARPASVVTA; encoded by the coding sequence GTGGCAGATGCACCGATCGGGATCTTCGACTCCGGCTACGGCGGGCTGACCGTCGCCCGGTCGGTCCTCGACCAGCTGCCCCACGAGCCGGTGGTCTACCTCGCAGACACCGCGCGCCAGCCCTACGGCCCCAGGCCGATCGCACAGACCCGCGAGTTCGCCCTCGAGTGCCTCGACCGGTTGGTCGAGCGCGGTGTGAAGGCCCTCGTCATCGCGTGCAACACCGCCAGCGCGGCGGTGCTCCACGACGCGCGCGAACGCTACGACGTGCCCGTGGTCGAGGTCATCCGCCCGGCCGTGCGACGCGCTGCGGCGGCCACCCGCAACCAACGGGTGGGCGTGATCTCCACCCGCGGCACGCACCAGTCCGGCGCCTACGTCGACGCCTTCGCCGCGGCACCCCACGTGGAGGTCACCTCGCAGCCGTGCCCGCGGTTCGTCGAGTTCGTCGAGGCCGGCATCACCAGCGGCCCGGAGCTGCTCGGCGTCGCCCACGACTACCTCGCGGCGGTGCAGGACCGCGGCGTCGACACGCTGATCCTCGGCTGCACGCACTACCCGCTGCTGACCGGCGTCATCTCCTACGTGATGGGCGACGGCGTCACCCTGGTCTCCAGCGCGGAGGAGACCGCCAAGGACGTCTTCCGCCTGCTCGCCGACGCCGACGCGCTGCGGCCCGACCACCTGCCGGAACCCGAGCACGAGTTCCTCACCACAGGCGACCCCGACGAGTTCGCCCGGCTCGCCCGGCGGTTCCTCGGCCCGGAGGCCGTCGCCGCCCGTCCCGCCTCGGTGGTGACGGCATGA
- a CDS encoding DUF2017 domain-containing protein gives MARGFKRKGEVFVAKLDAVERGLVVGLMEQVREILEPEADTPGDAGGDAFDQIVAGLGGSGWGVSVSPEDQAPGVPPSPGDLEQRDPALERLLPAAHREDEQIAAEFRRFTEQGLRTRKVANLSTAIAVLAAAPDQRVELDQAQAVAMVVALTDVRLVLGERLGLRTDEDLDVLEAEVASLDDDDPAVYALAVYDFLTWLQETLAHALGG, from the coding sequence GTGGCGCGGGGTTTCAAGCGCAAGGGTGAGGTCTTCGTCGCCAAGCTCGACGCCGTCGAACGGGGCCTCGTCGTCGGGCTGATGGAGCAGGTCCGCGAGATCCTGGAGCCCGAGGCCGACACCCCCGGTGACGCCGGGGGCGACGCGTTCGACCAGATCGTCGCCGGTCTCGGCGGCTCGGGCTGGGGCGTCTCGGTCTCGCCGGAGGACCAGGCCCCCGGCGTGCCGCCGTCGCCCGGTGACCTGGAACAGCGTGACCCCGCGCTCGAGCGCCTGCTGCCCGCCGCGCACCGTGAGGACGAGCAGATCGCGGCCGAGTTCCGCCGCTTCACCGAGCAGGGACTGCGCACCCGCAAGGTCGCCAACCTCTCGACCGCGATCGCGGTCCTCGCCGCTGCCCCGGACCAGCGCGTCGAGCTCGACCAGGCGCAGGCCGTGGCGATGGTGGTGGCGCTCACCGACGTGCGCCTCGTCCTCGGCGAGCGCCTCGGGCTGCGCACCGACGAGGACCTCGACGTGCTCGAGGCGGAGGTGGCCTCGCTCGACGACGACGACCCCGCGGTCTACGCGCTCGCCGTCTACGACTTCCTCACCTGGCTCCAGGAGACCCTGGCCCACGCCCTCGGCGGCTGA
- the clpS gene encoding ATP-dependent Clp protease adapter ClpS, translating into MSIAPVEQESVSTSEDAELDVPWITLVWNDPVNLMSYVTFVFQTYFGYSKAKAEKLMMDVHVKGRAVVSTGTREKMEADTEALQGYGLWATFQKDS; encoded by the coding sequence GTGTCGATCGCCCCCGTAGAGCAGGAGAGCGTCTCCACCAGCGAGGACGCCGAGCTCGACGTCCCCTGGATCACCCTGGTGTGGAACGACCCCGTCAACCTCATGTCCTACGTGACCTTCGTGTTCCAGACCTACTTCGGCTACTCGAAGGCCAAGGCGGAGAAGCTGATGATGGACGTGCACGTCAAGGGCAGGGCGGTGGTGTCGACCGGCACGCGCGAGAAGATGGAGGCCGACACCGAGGCCCTCCAGGGCTACGGCCTGTGGGCCACCTTCCAGAAGGACAGCTGA